One stretch of Salarias fasciatus chromosome 19, fSalaFa1.1, whole genome shotgun sequence DNA includes these proteins:
- the atg9a gene encoding autophagy-related protein 9A encodes MAHFDTEYQPLEASYSDSPPGEENLLMHVPEGSKSQWHHIENLDLFFQRIYNLHQKNGFTCMLLGELFELVQLLFVVGFTVFLANCVDYDVLFANKLVNHTNSSKVTLPGAIYPVEVCSAHIRNNTFVIFLMIISGVFWLHRLIKFIYNVCCYWEIRSFYINALKMSMSELPYATWQEVQARIVEIQKEHQICIHKKELTELDVYHRILRFKNYMVAMVNKSLLPVRFRLPVLGDYVFYTRGLKYNFELIFFWGPGSLFENEWSLKPEYKRGGNRLELADRLASRILWIGIANLLLCPVILVWQILYAFFSYTEVIKREPGNLGARCWSLYGRCYLRHFNELDHELMSRLSKGYKAASKYMNCFLSPLLTVIAKNVAFFAGSLLAVLIALTIYDEDVLAVEHVLSSITLLGVCITVCRSFIPDEHMVFCPEQLLRFILAHIHYMPDHWQGNAHRYETRDQFAQLFQYKAVCILEELLSPVVTPIILIFCLRRKSLEIIDFFRNFTVEVVGVGDTCSFAQMDIRQHGHPAWMSEGKTEASIYQQAEDGKTELSLMHFAITNPQWQPPRETTHFISQLKERVHREATGAPSETHPMSLSESEPRSLVANLLAGPSTLASVHFGRDCSLINHAIGLSDGASALRSLSPTSAGPHLRGSLSVAHKSTGHTAKSMAGSGTDARTVSSGSSAWEGQLTSLVLSEYASTEMSIHALYMHELHKQQSHGVLSRHTWHRQASDESSDSVPDEVRSEPNPHSRNFPRSHTFPNAVPSPSTIPPSASDTSNATLGQEGAIQGSSQRRHSGPATDSLGAGGKVVRSARVPMGGWAEEGQAAPRHHEPLPEESSEDEMPPRMHRVT; translated from the exons ATGGCGCACTTTGACACAGAGTACCAGCCCCTGGAGGCGTCCTACAGCGACTCTCCTCCTGGAGAGGAGAACCTGTTGATGCATGTGCCTGAAGGGTCCAAAT CCCAATGGCACCACATAGAAAACCTGGATCTGTTTTTCCAGAGA ATTTATAACCTACATCAGAAGAATGGATTCACATGTATGTTGCTGGGAGAACTCTTTGAGCTGGT TCAGTTGCTGTTTGTGGTTGGTTTCACGGTGTTCCTCGCTAACTGTGTGGATTATGATGTCCTCTTTGCCAACAAGCTTGTAAATCACACTAATTCATCTAAAGTCACGTTGCCCGGTGCGATTTACCCTGTGGAAGTCTGCAGTGCCCA TATCCGAAACAACACATTTGTGATCTTCTTGATGATAATCTCTGGGGTGTTTTGGCTGCATCGGCTAATCAAATTCATCTACAATGTCTGCTGTTACTGGGAGATCCGATCTTTTTACATCAACGCCCTGAAGATGAGCATG TCTGAGCTGCCGTATGCGACGTGGCAGGAGGTCCAAGCCAGGATAGTTGAGATCCAGAAGGAACACCAGATCTGCATCCATAAAAAAGAGCTGACGGAGCTCGACGTCTACCATCGCATCCTCCGCTTTAAAAACTACATG GTTGCCATGGTGAACAAATCACTCCTTCCTGTGCGATTTCGACTTCCTGTTCTTGGGGACTATGTGTTTTACACTCGAGGTCTCAAATATAACTTTGAGCTCATCTTCTtttggggaccag GCTCTTTGTTTGAGAATGAGTGGAGTCTAAAACCAGAGTACAAGCGAGGAGGCAACAGACTGGAGCTGGCAGACAGACTGGCGTCCCGCATCTTGTGGATCGGCATCGCCaatctgctgctgtgtcccGTCATTCTGGTGTGGCAGATTCTTTACGCCTTCTTCAGTTACACTGAG gtgatCAAGCGAGAGCCTGGCAATCTTGGGGCGAGGTGTTGGTCTCTCTATGGCCGATGCTATCTGCGTCATTTCAACGAGTTAGACCATGAGCTCATGTCCCGCCTCAGCAAAGGCTACAAG GCTGCATCCAAGTATATGAACTGTTTCCTCTCACCACTGCTGACCGTGATCGCTAAAAATGTAGCTTTTTTCGCTGGCTCCCTTCTGGCCGTGCTCATCGCCCTGACCATCTATGACGAGGATGTTCTGGCAGTGGAACACGTTCTTTCATCCATCACTCTGCTGGGAGTGTGCATCACAGTCTGCAG GTCATTTATTCCCGATGAGCATATGGTCTTCTGtcctgagcagctgctgcggTTCATCCTGGCTCATATCCACTACATGCCTGACCACTGGCAGGGAAATGCACACAGATATGAGACCCGGGACCAGTTCGCCCAGCTCTTTCAGTACAAAGCA GTGTGTattctggaggagctgctcagtccaGTGGTGACTcccatcatcctcatcttctGTCTGAGGAGAAAGTCCCTGGAGATCATTGATTTTTTCCGGAACTTCACAGTGGAGGTAGTCGGGGTGGGAGACACCTGCTCTTTTGCCCAGATGGACATCAGGCAGCATGGACACCCTGCG TGGATGTCCGAGGGGAAGACCGAGGCATCGATTTACCAGCAGGCAGAAGACGGAAAGACGGAGCTGTCGCTGATGCACTTTGCCATAACCAACCCTCAGTGGCAGCCTCCTCGGGAGACCACCCACTTCATCAGCCAACTGAAAGAGCGAGTGCACAGAGAAGCCACGGGGGCGCCTTCAGAAACACACCCAATGTCCTTATCGGAGTCTGAA CCTCGGAGTCTTGTGGCAAACCTCTTGGCAGGACCCTCGACGCTGGCTTCTGTTCATTTCGGCCGGGACTGCTCCCTGATCAATCATGCCATCGGATTGAGCGATGGGGCGTCCGCCCTGCGCTCCCTCTCCCCGACCAGTGCCGGCCCTCACCTGAGAGGAAGTTTAAGTGTTGCTCACAAGAGCACTGGGCACACGGCCAAATCAATGGCAGGCTCCGG GACTGATGCTCGGACTGTGAGCTCAGGCAGCAGTGCATGGGAGGGTCAGCTGACCAGCCTGGTGCTGTCGGAGTACGCTTCAACCGAGATGAGCATCCACGCACTTTACATGCATGAG CTCCACAAGCAGCAGTCTCACGGCGTGTTGTCCCGCCACACGTGGCACAGACAAGCAAGCGACGAGAGCAGCGACAGCGTCCCCGATGAAGTCCGGAGCGAGCCGAACCCTCACTCCAGAAACTTCCCTCGCTCGCACACCTTCCCCAACGCCGTTCCCAGTCCGAgtaccattcccccctcagCTTCAGACACCAGCAATGCCACCCTGGGCCAGGAGGGGGCGATACAAGGCAGCAGTCAGCGGCGCCACAGTGGACCCGCCACAG ACTCTCTTGGAGCAGGAGGGAAAGTTGTCAGGTCTGCTCGTGTGCCTATGGGAGGATGGGCCGAGGAGGGCCAAGCTGCACCCCGACACCACGAGCCACTCCCAGAAGAGAGCTCAGAGGACGAGATGCCTCCTCGCATGCACAGG GTTACATAA